In the genome of Epinephelus moara isolate mb chromosome 14, YSFRI_EMoa_1.0, whole genome shotgun sequence, the window CAcacgtctcctcctctcctccagatGCATGTTAATGATATTCAGCCTGGTCTCAACACTCAGCATGCAGACAGGAAAACTAGGTCATCCATAGAAAACAGGGGCAGAGCCTGTTCATTCCTGTGCATCAAATCAGCATTAACGTGTCCATTTCACCTGCACAGTCATCAAAAAACCCTCACTAAATATAAACAAAGGTGTCCTGTGTGTCATGTAAGAGCTAAATCTGTCATTTGGTGCCATCTAGTGAGTTCAAAGCCCAGAGGCCACAGCTCCACAGACACCCTGCTGCCTCACTGACCACATACATCTGATTtcagacatttattttaaacaatcaGTAGCTATTAATCAAATAAATTCGAAATAAAACTCACATTGTGTCTGCTGGGAGTCATAATAAATCCCAGCATGGGTGTGGCTGCAGCCTGACATGACACTTTGTGCCCCACAGATTAACACAATTGGATGAGAAATTAGGAGAAAACAATCTGAGCTGGAGATTAATTCATTTAAAGGAGAATAAGCCGAATCATCCAAATTAAAGCTGGATATGTGGACACACACCGCCCCAATAATCACCTGCCAAAGCTCATTAAATATTCCCAATAATCTGGACTCTATCATTAGTTGATCTAatgtgcaaatatttcattttaaaggcgATGACAGGTGTTTAAAGCCTCggtgctgtcagctgtcactgagaCACTCCCTGACCAGCTGCTAGCACATGTAGCCGTTAGCTTCGGTTAGCTctctcacacaaaaacacctcATAATGAGTTAAAGTTAAAAAGACACACACGGATGTATTTCTACACAGGTGTGTTTAAGTGTTGTGGACTTATCCCCCGTGCTGCACGTGACATGTGAGCGGTAAATCTTACCTGTTAGTGTGATAAAATATCCGGCTAACCGCTCAGCTCCGTCCCTGACAGGCTACATCCATCCATGGAGGTCTGACCGGACTCATCCGTCCTGAGGTGTCCGAGCTGCTGCCTGCCTCGGCccgcctcacacacactgaggagcCCGGTGGTAGTTTTAAATCAGACTGTGAGAATACTGCATTTATAGGTGAGGATATTACAGCTGACAGGTTTAAACACAGGTGTACAGCTAATGATGTTTTATTAGAGGAGAGTTTAgaacacctgttttattttgtcttgtaaAGCACCGTTTAAACTTAaattagggactgttctctaCTTATCAGAAAAGAGGGAGGCTGAAGTGtgacttttgttttattgtttttttttctgtttgtttgtttgtttgtttttgaccctccctgagtgactgtaggaaaatccatgaccctccctccaccataagtgagttattagttttttttaaacttaaccTTTGAAGTCGggaagttaaaagttaaagatgaaatccttgttttttttcctttattttttttaggatAAAGTGATTCTGAttaaatatcactattttaggTCAGATttagttattgtttttttgtgatggAAAGGTTGGTCGCACATAATGAACCAAGGACCatcggaaatttgaaaatccaattaTTTTttctagccccttttacactgccagattttcagtgaatgttgggccgttttgccggcaagctgcgagcgtttagacacacagagctggattggcgagttgatccgaggtgcccaattttccgcctcgtagggtagacatattggtggNNNNNNNNNNNNNNNNNNNNNNNNNNNNNacattctgtataaacaaaagtaggtaggcggcattttgctgcactccccgattttgtttttatactgccaatgctgaaaaaagactgattggactttcctgcagatttgaacaactcctgtttaaaaagggctgctGATTGTACAGTTTCTGGTTGTGATACATagttttattcagtgattttaaaaGGAGACATGCCCTCCAAGCCCACGAGTTTGGAagatatgttttctttaaaaataaaaatttcttTCAATACATACAAAATACATGCCGTCCCAACCCATGGGCAGATACAATaagtacaaaatacaaccatgtAAACCATTTGTTTGCTTCTCCCTaggcaaaaaaagaagaaacactaGTCCCCCACCactgcttaaaaaaaattatctgacatgcctccccctttttgcaccaccctctctctcctcataaatatagaacagtcccttaggtcttttttttttttttttaatcttcaaaCATGAAGAGTAAGGGGTAAGTGAAACGAGAATCGGGGAAATTAATTGTCAAGTAAAGTTTTTGTGAAAGCTACAATATtccctgaaataaaaaaaataaaataaaaaaaaaacgaaaactgcgtaaaattaaaatatatttcaacagcagctcctgtgtcttcatttgttttatgtgtttcatGATAggttttctgtattttattgttgtctATTTTCAAGTCTGActgtgttctgtttttctttgtcatctgGATATGAGACAGATGTGTCCTTGGAGACAATGAAGCCTAAACTATCCTGATTTAAATCAGACATTTGATATGAAACACAGATATTCATGATCATCTGTAATGAAAAAAGGACACAGCCTCACAGTTTGTGAGCATCAGGGTGGAACAGTGTGTCATCCTGTATGAAAACAAACCCCGGAGCAGAACCTCAGCACTGCCTGAAACCATCGATTTGTGATTCAGTTCCCGGCAGGACGCTCGCCCTGCGGCCACAACCTTCCTCTGGCTCTCGCACAGACGAGACTTGTTCTTCCTGTTTGGCTGAACAGATGTTTGACTCTCTTTTAGAGGCACAAATGTGGTGAAGATGAAAATGTAAAGCTGTAGGCTTCAGAGTGAACACCTGGAAAATGTTTCCCTGAGCACCTTATAATTCCTGTATGAACACATCTGACAACTGGTGATCCAGTTTGCTGTAGATCTGCTGACTGAGAGAAAAAGGAACTGAAAGGTTTGTTTTTAGATGAAAAGATGAAGTAAAATTACACATGCATGTCAAACACTGTGTCAGAGGGCTGTTTGTTAAATATCAGAGAGCATGAAGTGCAACTGCAGCAAAACTGAAAgctgagagcagcagaggatTCGACTTCCTCAGGTCAGGGTTTCAGCTGATATGGAGCCAATGTAAAGTCTGTTATTTAATCATTAAAAGTATAAAATCAGACATAAAACGTATCAATAAATTAAGGCTCATCGTCTCAGTTTCCATGCAACATAATGTAATAGATATATGTAAGGTAATTACGAGGTCATGAGGGATTTTTTGGGGAGTtcttcctgatcagctgtgagggtccaatgACAGAGGGATGTTATGTGCTGTCAAGGCCTCTGAAGCTTATTGTGAGTTGTAATATTGGACTTTATAGATCAAACTGATCATGAAATTGATTTGAAATTAGTATCTGCACAGCCCTGTGAGGCTTTGTGATTGGGCTACAATGAACTTTGACTTTACTGATGTGTACAGCACTTTAGGTTGCCTTTGGGTATGAaatgttatataaataaattttccTCGCCTATTGTGGCACTAAAAAGTCCATGACTGAACATATATATAACTGACgacagaaacactgacagtgACCAAATGAAACCCCATGACCCCCATAATGAGATCAGCACCAGGGCCGACACTAATCCAGTGTGTCGGATCGGTCAGCgctgaaaaatgtgaaaaaatgaaCGCTGCAAACTTGTGAGTGCATGTTCAGATCTATTGATTTATTCTACGGATCACAGAGAAAGGAAATCttttacaaaattaaataatCAAATGACTTTTAAGAAACTCAGTCAACACGAActgtttaaaagaaaacttcgtcccccaaaatgaccatttgtgtatcagtcaCTCTCCTTGTGTTAGGCTGAATTCATATGGAAAactttttctcgcatgcctccacggtgagcGAAGAAcattcaaaacatctgtttacagactcacacaacttgtgcagtacaatccaagtcttatttatccagtcgtgtgTTCAGTacttcacagacagacagacctctGTGACGGGGAACTGGagtttcttcaaagccagactccattgacaaaaacagtgatttaacacagctgaacacggagctgctggtctactgctgcctccattagttagttagtttgtgttactgtgtgactttggtgttgtAAAGGGTTAACTCAGATTCaccacagtcacacaataacacaaacttaacaactgatggaggcagcagtagaccagcagctcctgtgttcagtgaggtaaaatcactgcttttgtcaatggagtctggcattaGCTTTCTGTTTAGTTCCCCGTCAGAGAGGACTCTGTTTGTGtcgtactgagcatacgactggataaatgagacttggattatactgtacatgtaatgTGGGAGTCGTAAACGCAactggacccctatgacttcagttcattgagagttttctcagtttttagATCATTCGCTCGCCATGGACGCATGCGAGAAAGACACAGTTTAATTcatgaattcagtgtaacacagggtgaataactgatatacaaatgctCATGTGAGAGGTGAAGTCTTCCTTTAACATGACCATGAACATAGCAGATATTTCCATTGATAATAAATGATCAgtctgtctcctgtgtgtatcTGTAACAACAGTGAACATGCCTAACCTTTAACTGCAGGTGTGTGGAGTAAACAGTACCTCGTATGGATGCTTTCACCTGAGCTGAGTATTTGGTTGGCTTAACTGtaatgcatgctgggaaaaaGTTAACCTAGAAGCTGGATGAATGGACGATACTGTGGTCCTTGAATGTTAcacagtctctgtgtgtgtctcagtttaCGACCACTCAGTCACTTTTCCCATCTCTCTGTAAATCCAGTCTGTACTCGAACATCGTGAAGTTCATGATTCTGAACGGAAGCTCAGGAATGATGAATTCTCTGATCTTGTCGTAGCCCATGTGCTCATACAGCTTCTGAGCGTCTGTCTGCACCACGGACGTGTACAGGACGACGGCTGCGTAGCCCCTGTCACGAGTGAAATCACCTACTGTCCGACACAAGGCCTTGGCAATGCCCATCCCGCGGTGGCTGCGGTGCACAGACATGCGCTTCAACTCCAAGCACCCGGGTGCCTTCTCAGCGGGGAGGCAAGCCACCGTGCCGACCACCCGACCATCGACTTCAGCCACCCAGAAACACGAGTCCTTGTCCTTCAGGTAGGTCTCGCTGATGTTGTTGAGGTCTTTCTTGAGGGAGGTTTCGATGTATCTGTTGAACATGTAGATGACAAACTGCCGGGCCGCTGCCAGGATGAGGGTGATGGCGAGGATGGGTAACAGGAAGGACTTGGAGCTGGTCATGAGAGCGCAGAACATGCACATGAGCACCATCTGGGTCAACGGCTGTTTCAGGACGTGCACGAAGGACGAAGGCACGTGCTCGCTCATCCCCAAGGTGAAGATCTCCTTCGCTGTCTCAGCGTCGTCATCCTGATACTTCCGGATCTGAATCGTGGCCATGGCTCAGCCCTGCGTTAGAAACAAGAGGAGGACAAAATGTGAGAGGTGACAACATACTACACGTGACTGAAAATCAGTTTGTAATCATGTATTTATTCTTCTCAGCATCACACTGTGCTGACacctgtccctctgtctctaaACTGTGGTGCATAAAATCATTAAAGTGACTTTTTAAGTAAAGTTTAAACCATTTTCTGTCatattctctgttttctgtgaaCTGAATAATTGAGATTTTTAGTTTCCTGGTTCAACTACTGCTCACAGTGGTGTCAGATACACTGTACAGAAGTAAAGCTGAGAAGTTTTGTCACTTTATAAACCAGTTTGTGAAACTTTATAGACGACTTTCAGTTCCTTAAATACAGCACATTTTGGTCAGTTtatcagacagctgcagtagctacatgctaaacATATGATTTAATAACTGGTCATATGCTGTACAGCACTGCTGTTAGATACTGACCGATATACAAGCTCATAACAGATATACTGTATCTCAGCATTGGTGTTCATAAGAGGccataagggactgttctttatttttcagagGACGGgatggctggggtgtgacttcaGCAAATAGCTGCAAATACTTCTCcttgaccctccctccaccataaatgagTTATTAGGTTTTTTCACTCATGTCGCACGTTggttagttatttatttttggtcaaattttTGATGTAGAACAacgtgattttgatgaaatattacTACTTTATGTTCAGATTtggtgatttgttt includes:
- the nat8 gene encoding probable N-acetyltransferase camello, translated to MATIQIRKYQDDDAETAKEIFTLGMSEHVPSSFVHVLKQPLTQMVLMCMFCALMTSSKSFLLPILAITLILAAARQFVIYMFNRYIETSLKKDLNNISETYLKDKDSCFWVAEVDGRVVGTVACLPAEKAPGCLELKRMSVHRSHRGMGIAKALCRTVGDFTRDRGYAAVVLYTSVVQTDAQKLYEHMGYDKIREFIIPELPFRIMNFTMFEYRLDLQRDGKSD